One genomic window of Diospyros lotus cultivar Yz01 chromosome 8, ASM1463336v1, whole genome shotgun sequence includes the following:
- the LOC127807250 gene encoding uncharacterized protein LOC127807250: MEGGVPMLNCLLQHTLRSLCTSSSPHSSSSSSSSSSSKWVYSVFWRILPRNYPPPKWDHGGGALDRAKGNKRNWILVWEDGFCDFYECERAGRGESIKARFGADVFFKMSHEVYSYGEGLVGKVAADNNHKWVFRDSPTENDPAFITAWNVSIDPQPKAWKIQFHSGIQTIAVISVREGIIQLGSFDKIVEDLNLVISIQRKFSYLLSIPGIYAIQRPYLPIQHPTFGADYEKHQLTGAKRLYGGGNLLESQPKSMNLGYNSPQNGAAVQPIWPIPPLFSSLPCSLGALLSKVPNYHQQAIEASTVPVVVNNGGIKSSTAQRVEVDDGDVKVEPSCVLEAGQGEKPSSFY, from the exons ATGGAAGGTGGAGTTCCCATGCTCAACTGCCTCCTCCAGCACACTCTCAGAAGCCTCTGTACTTCATCCTctccccattcttcttcttcttcttcttcttcttcttcctccaagtGGGTCTACTCTGTTTTCTGGAGAATCCTCCCAAGAAACTACCCTCCTCCAAA GTGGGACCATGGGGGAGGTGCACTTGATCGCGCCAAGGGCAACAAAAGAAACTG GATTCTTGTGTGGGAAGATGGGTTTTGTGATTTTTACGAATGCGAGAGAGCCGGAAGGGGAGAGAGTATAAAGGCAAGGTTCGGAGCCGATGTCTTCTTCAAGATGTCTCACGAGGTCTACAGCTATGGCGAAGG CCTTGTGGGGAAAGTCGCCGCCGATAACAACCACAAATGGGTGTTTAGAGATAGCCCAACTGAGAATGATCCCGCCTTCATCACCGCCTGGAACGTCTCCATTGATCCG CAACCAAAAGCATGGAAAATTCAGTTCCATTCAGGAATCCAG ACAATCGCTGTCATTTCCGTGAGAGAAGGCATTATTCAACTGGGCTCATTCGACAAG ATTGTTGAAGATCTCAATCTGGTGATAAGCATACAGAGGAAATTCAGCTACCTCCTGAGCATACCAGGGATCTACGCAATTCAAAGACCATATCTCCCAATCCAACATCCAACATTTGGAGCTGATTACGAAAAGCACCAGTTGACTGGAGCAAAGAGACTTTACGGCGGCGGAAACCTGCTGGAATCACAGCCAAAATCCATGAACCTGGGCTACAACAGCCCACAAAACGGTGCGGCGGTGCAACCCATTTGGCCCATTCcgcctctcttttcttccttgcCTTGCAGCCTAGGAGCTCTGCTCTCAAAGGTGCCAAACTATCATCAGCAGGCCATTGAAGCTTCTACTGTACCAGTGGTGGTAAACAATGGCGGCATCAAGAGCAGTACAGCGCAGAGGGTTGAGGTTGATGATGGCGATGTCAAAGTGGAGCCATCTTGTGTTTTGGAAGCTGGCCAAGGGGAAAAGCCAAGCTCCTTTTATTAG